CATGGCGGAGCTGCAGGACGCGTCCGCCTCGCACTGCCGCCGCGCCTCCGTGCAGCCCATAGTGCTGGTCCGCGGCAGACACGGCTCGATGGCTTGTTTCGTGCCCCGGCACACCGAGTCCTGAGCGCAGTCGCAGTCCTCCAGAGCCGGGCCGCTCTGGGTGAGGTTGAGCTGGATCAGAGACGATATGCAGTGGCTGGGACACTTCTTGAGTTCTCCGGTGAGGACAGACGCGCACGCGTAAAGGTACTGATCGTACGCGTAATGGCACTCCGGCTCTCCATGGCACTTGAGGATGGCTTTCCAGCAGACCAGCCGACGGCTGTGGTTCGGAGACCCGGAGACACAGACAACGTTGGTTAGGACGAACACGCTGCATATGAAAACAACTGCGCGCTCCATCAATGTGGCACGACTTGCCATTTCCTGGTAGAGTGGATTTCAAAAAAGTGGAACTTCTCTAATCCCATCACGCTGCGTAAAAACCGCGTTAGTCCTTAATGCTTTCATATCACGTCACAGTTTGAAGTCACCAACAGGCAGCAGCGGAGCGGGGACGGAGGAACCGTCACACACCGTCATGTTAGGATCTGCAGTAGTTTTACTTCCACGCGTGTTTTCTATTTGTCCACAAGTTTCCCCAAAGACGAGCTATAATGTTTCCAAAACGCAGAGACTTGTCGTCCAGTGTCGATCAAAGTATGAGAGAGGATCTCGTAAGCGGTCAGCTCTGGCCCGCTTTCACTCACAGCAGAGGTTTATGTGATGAGGGCTGTGTAGTGATGGGCTGATTAGGTTCCTGCAACAACCTCGTCCCATTGGTCCGAtaagctgctgtgtttctgaCGTCACATGCGGGCAATGACGCAAGCCACTGTTTTTAAACTTGAGGGAAGGGAAGATTTTTATGAAGTGATTGGTTTTtgtatataaacagtatataaaGCGGTGTGTTAGCTTGGAAATGTGCTATACATGTTTTTACtactagtagtagtattagAAGTATAGCTATTGTTGTTGTGGTAGTAAATAAATCAGCTCTACAACTTGGTAGACTTTTAATTAAACAGAAACCAAAACTTTAAGTCAAAAGGGATATTTGGGGGAAAAGTTTCTAAAAATGTGTATCAAAATTTGCATAAATCCAtacatgttaataataataatgttcaaGAAGCGAAAGGTTACAAGTGTAAACATTTCGTCTCATGTTACTTCTTGACTAACTCTAGAACAGGGGTCTCGCAAGCTCCCAGTATAGCTCACATTTTTATCCAATCAAACTCTAAACTAAACACTAAATAATTATTTGCCAATTAGTTGTCAAACAGTTGCGCTGCtatcagtgtggtgtgtgtgtgtgtgtgtcaaatcaaAGTACAGAACAAGACTGTCAGATGGACATTTAAATCAGTCTTATTGAATCCATGCAATGGAAATACATTGTAAATGCATTGTACTGTTTTGAcagcattaatattttaattaaatggtTTGAGTATACGAGAAAGAAATGCATATAAAATGGAATTATGTATACTATTTTTGTTATGTGAGTGGTAGACAccaacattttgtaaatgttcaGACAAAACAAGCGTATAGAACAACATTTTATCTGAATTCTTAAATGTTCCCctgtgtaagaattggtgacgACAATGgcgtaacaaatggaggactcatCTGCTCACCCCCTCCCTTTCCTGAGCACCACAGGGAACTAGAGTGGCCCTCACTCACCAGGAAGGATGTCGATGTCAAACAGTATGTCGGAGTCATCCATCAGCCAGTGAGGttctcacagaaacacatgttttaaagtgttatttattgtgtttgtttgttgaggGTCACAGTTATGTACCACAGTGAGAATAACAGGATTATGAGGTGATGCTTTCTCTTCATGTGAGTAGAAAGAACGTGTCTGAAAGTGTGTcatggctggtttgtccattcaggctaaATATCACTGTAAGATGGTGGAATTTGGTGAAGCACATGCTCTGTGTGTAGTATATTCaaattctgccaataaatcctcctacATGTTACATGCTGGACCTTTAATAATTCACATAATGATTGTAGTAAAACACTAGAACAACAAATTGAATTGTGTTTGCTTCCCTGCAGGCTGAAACAACAGCTGGTCTAACACACATAGCTCCTGTTTGAACCATCCCCCCATGAAACATAACAAGTCTTCTGATCATCTCACATCCACACCGCTCAGGCGTCTTTGGACACACCAATTACCAGAGGCCTTCACGCAAGAactgttaaagaaaaaaggcacatttgcctcttttttttgctgatttaagTGTGAAACCCTAATCACCCAGCACTTTACCTTTTGGTAAAGGGTATTTCCTATTTCCCTATACAATAACACTTCAcgagaagaaaacacaacgaGGTGTGAAGAGCAACTGCAATCACACTCGGTGTAAACAAACATCGAGCATGACGGCAGCAGGAATGAGTGCAGATCTCATGATCGGTGCCGATCACCGTGTGGCCCGACAGAACCAGGCGTACGACAAGAatccactcactgtgtgtgtgtgtgtgtgctcctgacCCCATCACATCACCACAATATGACCACTAAGAGCTGGCAGCTCCCAGAGGAACCTCAACCCTCCTGATGCCAATTAGAGAGATTAGAGAGGAGTCAAGACAAGTGCAAAGGAGATTCTTAGCCAAATAAACACCCCCACTCTCCCACCCTCTCTTTTCTTACAGCTGGCATACCAGAGCAACAGGCTGACTGCAGTTTAAGAGCAACATCAAAGTGGAGTTTGGCGAAAGCCCCAAATGGTGAATTGGTCAAGGGTCTCCATTAACTACAAAGAAACTGATATCATGccaaagacaacacacacacacacacacacacacacacacacacacacgcacgacaTTTACATGATGATTATTGTGCTAGTCCAACTTAACACaaccttttaaaatacattcagTCTCAAACTGACAACGAGGAATCCAGAGGTATGTTTTCGACTCACAAGGAGATtggattttaaataattgaatattttgaagttaatgcagcctttttcaaactgtggggcgggcccccctggTGGGGCATGGAGACTTTCCAGGGGGGGCacgagttctgtttttttttaagtcctaactaaagtttagcaggcggaACTTTTGATCTCGCTGTAACCCGGACTTatttaagtgacgtaccacaacaaaatctacactggtgacaaggtttggataatagagaCGTTTCTGacaggggcaaaaagaaaactgtgcaatgtttCGGAAACTAACAACAGGCCAACGTCAGCCGAACGGAACAATAATTCACAACGACCAAAAACCAAGAcgagaaaatgccaccaaagacctctctgtgtATTGTGTTtcaaaacattggcaggggacagcatttgtattgctaaaacaaaagttatttgcacaacaaactattgatattggtaaagtattctttgttatccaaatgtacatattgtttaaaaaatgacactattatagttataattgcacatttcatatttttatttgaaaattgctttctcacaaaacaatattgaggttatttgtattaCTAAAGCAAAAATTGTTATTTGagattattgaaagaaaatgtaaacatttcttcttatattgattcaataaatgttatacttgacacattgttacaatTCCGTGAGAGTCGCGGGGCCCCgggaaatttcttcctccaaaggggggcccaacagaaaaagtttgacaaccactgagttaatggatggtagaaagacacaaaatggagtaatactaacaagctggaATGGGTATATACAGAGTttgacacacttcattcaataaaacatttcctctctggtgcCTGTGTACTGGGACcatatatcatatatacatacatatatatatgtatatatatatatatatatatatatatacatatatatatatatatatatatatatatatatatatatatatatatatatatatatatatacatatatatatatatatataaagtggaCACAGTTTCATGGTTTGCCATTTGAATCTAACCAGGACATTAGAATATACTGATTAAACACCAGGAGGCGACTGCACTGGTGGCAAAAACAACTTTGAATGGAAGATTGAATTGGAGTCTGTGGGGAAATGAGAAGTTAACCATCCCAATCACTAGTTTGTGCTCTTCATCAATAGAACATGGTGTAAATTTAGTCAATTATgtcccatttagagggaaatagacaataaagcagaGCACTTGGACACCATTGTGAGTTCCAGCTGGTTGCAGATGACGTCCGTGCATTTCCAGGTGTAAAACGTGAGTTTAGATTCTCACAGGTGACTTCATGACTGGTTGATGCTGACCTGCCCTCAACCCTGATCCTATAGAAGGAGAAACATACCGTAACCAGCGAAGGGGGTGCAAGCAAGAACAGAGGAAGAAAGCGGGTCGACACAATGAGTGCTATTCTATTTGTTCACTGTTTGGGTATTTGAGGTTGTTTTTGCTCATTGCAGAGCAAGGACTATGAGGTTGGCAGTTAATTCGAGCCCTGGCTCCTCTAGCCTGCATTCCAAAGtgtctttgggcaagacactgaaaaCCAAAGCGCTCCGAGAGGCAATGCAGGGCAGCCGGGTTGTCAAAAAATCGGTACTTAGTAAATtgatattaaaattattatCGGATTATATGCTCACACCGACAGTGCTGTGAACAGACACTGTTATTTAACAGGATAACACAATTAtttgagtctgtttttttttctcttaaaatcCCAGACTGACGCTGAGCAATGTTGATCTGCAACAAGGCCGATGAAAATGTGGTGACAAGTCACAAGAAGCGAATCAGGGTATCTCGTATCAGGGTATCGAATTTAAACCTGTGACGACCCTACCAGGCGGCGTGCGAATGATGTGTGATCGTCAATAGATGCATTGTATGAACGTGttaatg
This Solea solea chromosome 19, fSolSol10.1, whole genome shotgun sequence DNA region includes the following protein-coding sequences:
- the gas1b gene encoding growth arrest-specific protein 1b, with product MASRATLMERAVVFICSVFVLTNVVCVSGSPNHSRRLVCWKAILKCHGEPECHYAYDQYLYACASVLTGELKKCPSHCISSLIQLNLTQSGPALEDCDCAQDSVCRGTKQAIEPCLPRTSTMGCTEARRQCEADASCSSAMRDYLFHCRKLFGGERCSDGCRRVIANMRSIPKAQQLDTCVCDGTERNICEYIKVSMKTFCYDSTDRLAGSGFSDTEDDSEDDYIDQGDYVYVDSSRDSSTPFSRSVLTILTSILFLTQIL